In Vitis riparia cultivar Riparia Gloire de Montpellier isolate 1030 chromosome 19, EGFV_Vit.rip_1.0, whole genome shotgun sequence, the following proteins share a genomic window:
- the LOC117909065 gene encoding uncharacterized protein LOC117909065, with protein sequence MESRRQHKSSGDIFSFHSQDQDSEFEFGCVTPDLPSSKSSPADHLFCNGKLLPHVFPCQSASPRTDITRANSRTSSISSKDSLVSSRSNSTSSRSSSCSSARTSSSDNSERMRAWTTMQAKVVAKTAITRDGYLANRPVLAQPYGNSQRWQFITPAPVLSREPSRRKRAGAAVQDDQLRQKKVAVEKRRAKPGIGWRFFRSFMSACRECHAMEPSRKENIKSG encoded by the coding sequence ATGGAAAGTCGCCGGCAGCACAAGAGTTCCGGtgatattttctcttttcacaGTCAGGACCAAGACTCTGAGTTTGAGTTTGGTTGTGTTACACCAGACTTGCCTTCAAGCAAGAGCTCCCCAGCTGATCACTTGTTCTGCAATGGCAAGCTTTTACCGCATGTGTTTCCCTGCCAATCGGCTAGTCCTCGGACCGATATCACCCGAGCAAACAGCAGAACAAGCAGCATTAGCAGCAAAGACTCATTGGTGTCGTCCAGAAGCAATAGCACAAGCAGTAGAAGCAGCAGCTGTAGCAGTGCAAGGACAAGCTCAAGCGATAATTCTGAGAGGATGAGAGCATGGACTACTATGCAGGCCAAAGTTGTGGCGAAAACCGCGATAACAAGAGACGGGTACCTTGCAAATAGGCCTGTTTTGGCTCAACCATATGGGAATTCTCAGAGATGGCAGTTCATCACACCAGCACCGGTCCTGAGCCGTGAGCCTTCGCGTCGGAAAAGAGCTGGAGCTGCAGTGCAAGATGACCAGTTGAGGCAGAAGAAGGTGGCTGTGGAGAAGAGGAGGGCGAAACCCGGGATTGGATGGAGGTTTTTCAGGTCATTCATGTCAGCCTGCAGAGAATGCCATGCCATGGAACcatcaaggaaagaaaatatcaagTCAGGGTAA